The Cyprinus carpio isolate SPL01 chromosome A9, ASM1834038v1, whole genome shotgun sequence genome window below encodes:
- the LOC109090938 gene encoding serine/threonine-protein kinase 17B-like codes for MARRRLDSRSGSSALLSEIHTHIHTEALDAVFDVDNELGRGKFAVVKRCVEKTTGKVFAAKFIKKRRRGRDCRAEVIHEIAVLQVSKNNPRVVNLHAVYETDHDLVLMLEYAAGGEIFDHCVSEELLPEGQITRLIRQMLEGIHLLHQSSVVHLDLKPQNILLTSLSPLGDIKIVDFGLARRLGSAGELREILGTPEYVAPEILNYEPITTATDLWSVGVITYMLVTGESPFVGDDKQETFLNVSQVNVDYSSEAFSRVSELAVDFIQKLLVKTPEDRPSAADCMTHPWLWLHCPGSDPIPVTPRTPRERSGKWSAPPEDPEDKENISDSPHAKRFRFEEDMSATGDGDHLC; via the exons ATGGCTCGGAGGAGGCTGGACAGTCGCAGTGGATCCTCGGCTCTGCTGTCAGAGATCCACACTCACATCCACACAGAAGCGCTGGACGCCGTGTTTGACGTGGACAACGAACTGGGCAG GGGGAAGTTTGCAGTTGTGAAGAGGTGTGTGGAAAAGACCACTGGGAAAGTCTTTGCTGCGAAGTTCATCAAGAAGCGGCGACGAGGTCGTGACTGCAGGGCGGAGGTCATTCATGAGATCGCTGTTTTACAGGTGTCAAAGAACAACCCCCGTGTGGTGAACCTGCACGCTGTATATGAGACCGATCACGACCTCGTTCTAATGCTGGAATA tgcgGCGGGTGGTGAGATATTTGACCACTGTGTATCAGAGGAGCTGCTGCCTGAAGGTCAGATAACCCGTCTGATCAGACAGATGCTTGAGGGAATTCATTTACTGCACCAGAGCAGCGTGGTCCACCTGGACCTCAAG cCCCAGAATATTCTCCTGACGAGTCTGAGCCCACTGGGGGATATAAAGATAGTGGATTTTGGCTTGGCCCGCAGGTTGGGCTCTGCTGGGGAGCTCAGAGAGATTCTGGGAACCCCTGAGTATGTTG CCCCTGAGATCTTGAACTATGAACCAATCACCACGGCAACAGACCTCTG GAGTGTGGGCGTGATCACCTATATGCTGGTGACAGGAGAGTCTCCTTTCGTTGGCGACGATAAACAGGAGACCTTCCTAAACGTATCCCAGGTGAACGTGGACTACAGCAGCGAGGCTTTCTCAAGGGTGTCTGAGCTGGCTGTCGACTTCATCCAGAAACTGCTGGTCAAAACACCAGA GGATCGTCCCAGTGCAGCTGACTGCATGACCCATCCTTGGCTGTGGCTCCACTGTCCAGGTTCTGATCCGATCCCAGTTACCCCTCGCACTCCCCGGGAAAGGAGTGGGAAGTGGTCCGCACCACCCGAGGATCCTGAAGACAAAGAGAACATTTCAGACTCACCGCACGCCAAGAGGTTTCGTTTTGAGGAGGACATGTCAGCCACGGGCGACGGTGACCACTTATGCTGA